The following are encoded together in the Pithys albifrons albifrons isolate INPA30051 chromosome 5, PitAlb_v1, whole genome shotgun sequence genome:
- the CISD2 gene encoding CDGSH iron-sulfur domain-containing protein 2 produces the protein MVLDTLARIVKVQLPAYLKRLPLPESVGGFIRLTVSEWLRLLPFLGVLALLGYLAVRPFLPKKKQQKDSLINLKIQKENPKVVNEINIEDLCLTKAYCRCWRSKTFPVCDGSHNKHNELTGDNVGPLILKKKEV, from the exons ATGGTGCTGGACACGCTGGCCCGCATCGTGAAGGTGCAGCTGCCCGCCTACCTCAAGCGCCTGCCGCTGCCCGAGAGCGTCGGCGGCTTCATCCGCCTCACAG TTTCAGAATGGCTGCGGTTACTGCCTTTCCTGGGCGTGCTGGCCCTGCTCGGGTACCTCGCTGTGCGGCCTTTCCTCCCcaagaagaaacagcagaaggacaGCTTGATTAACCTCAAGATCCAGAAGGAAAATCCCAAAGTTGTGAATGAAATAAACATTGAAGATCTGTGCCTCACTAAAGCTTACTGCAGGTGTTGGCGTTCCAAGACG ttcccTGTCTGTGATGGCTCCCACAACAAGCACAATGAATTAACAGGAGATAATGTAGGTCCACTAATACTCAAGAAGAAAGAAGTATAG